In Longimicrobium sp., the genomic stretch CGGAGCAGGCCTTCGAGGCTGCCGCCAGCCTCGGCAAGCATCTGCTCACGAACTCGGTGGACCTCTTCGACAATCGGATCTTCTCGCATGTTCACTCCTCCAGCAGCTCGGCCGGCGTGCAGATGCCCGGGGGATCAAAGCCCTCGTTCCTGCAGATGCCTTCCAGCCGTTTGCGGATCACTGCGTTGGCGATGTGCTTCAGGTTCCAGGTCACCAACAGGTCGATGCCGTTCAGAGCGGCAACCGCGACGTGAACCGCGTCGCTCGAAGCCTTCGACGGTAGCGATGCCTTTCGCAGCAAGGCCTCAGCCAGTGCATCCACCTCATCGGTGATGTCCAGCAACGGCAGCGTTCGCACAAGTGCGTGTCGCTGGACCGCATAACTCGCGTCTCCCCTGGTGATCTCGTCGAGAACCAGTTGCGAGATCACGGGCTGGAAGCGGCCGCGCACCGCCCACCAGTCGGCCGTGACCTTCTGGTTCGCACGGGTCACGAGATCGCCGCTTGGACGGGCAGCGAGATAGCTGATCACGCTCGTCTCGACGTACACCGTCGGACGAGCATCCACCTTCCCGGCTGCCGGATCGTCGCTCACGCGGCGGCGGGGGCGAGCATGGCGCGCAGGCGCTCGTTCACCACCTGGCCGCCGTGCGTGACGCAGGCGCCCTTGAAGATCTCGTCGTCGAAGTCGGTGCGGAACTCGCCGTCCTTCACGAACTCGGCGATCATGGCGCCCACGGTGCGCGCGTACATCTGGCTGGCGTGCACCGGCATCTCGGCCGGCAGGTTCAGCGGGCCGAAGATGCGCACCCCTCCCTCCTCCACCACGTCGCCGCGTCGGGTGAGCGCGCAGTTGCCCCCGTTCGGCGCGGCGATGTCCATCACCACCGAGCCCGGCTTCATCGCCCGCACCGCGTCTTCCGAGACGAGCAGCGGCGCGGGCATCCCCGGCACCAGCGCGGTGGAGATCACCACGTCGCTGTCGCCCACGTGCGGCACCAGCAGCTCCACCTGGCGGCGCTGGCGCTCCTCGTCGAGCGCGGCGGCGTATCCCCCCTGCCCCTCGGCGCCGGTGGTGTCCAGCTCCAGCGTCACGAACTTCCCGCCGACCGACTCCACCTGCTCGGCCGCGGCCGCGCGCACGTCGTAGGCGCTGACCACCGCGCCCAGCCGCCGCGCCGTGGCGATCGCCTGCAGCCCGGCCACACCGGCGCCCAGGACGAGCACTTTGGCCGGGCGGATGGTTCCCGCGGCGGTGGTGAGGAGGGGGAAGAACTTCGGCAGCGCCTCGGCCGCCAGCAGCACCGCGCGGTAGCCGGCGATGGTCGCCATCGCCGAGAGCGCGTCCATCTTCTGCGCGCGCGTCGTGCGGGGGACGAGCTCCATGGCCAGCGCGGTGACGCCGCTCTCGGCCAGGCGCGCGGCGCCCGCGGGGTCGTCGAGCGGCCGCAGGAAGCCGATCAGCACGTGCTCGGGCGCCAGCAGCCCGATCTCGTCGCCCGGGGGCGGCTGCACGCGCGCGATCACCCGCGAGGCGTAGACCTCGGTGCGCCCCGCCACCCGCGCGCCGGCCTGCTCGAACTCGGCGTCGGAGATGTACGCGCCCTCGCCGGCGCCGTGCTCCACCACCACTTCCACGCCGGCCTTGGCCAGCCGCTGCACGGTCTCGGGGACGAGCGCGACGCGCCGCTCCAGCGGCGCAGTCTCCTTCGGTACGCCGACGCTGACGGGCATGGGCGGTGGGCTCGGGAGGTCGGGTTGATTATGGGCCAGGGCTCGCGCCTGAATCTACGCAAACGGCGGCGCGCGGGGGAAGCTTTTTCTGAACTCAGGGAGATCGCGGAGGGTGATGGAGATCGTACCTTCGGCATCCCCACGCGTCCCGGCCTCACCATGCGATGCTTGACCGCGCGGCGATCGGCGGCGATTTCTTCCCGCTGAACGCTGGATTCGTCCCCGGACCCGATCTCCCTGCCCCGCGGCCGGAACGGATGAACACCTCCGAGTACCTCTCCGTCCTCGTCTCCATCATCATCGGCCTGGGATCTCCCTTCAGCGTGGGCGCCGCGGTGGCGACGAACTACTTCTCGTTCGTCTTCTTCCTGCTGAGCCCCATCGTGCTCTACCTTGCGGCGGTGGTGGTCCTCCCCGACTTCGAGGGCGAGGGGGAGATCGACCTGCGGGCGCACTACCTGGGCAACCGCCACGTGTACTCCGGCTTCCTGGCCGCGCTGCCGCTGCTGAACGCTGTGCGCTCCGTGGCCATCTCGCACGACCCGCTGCCCACGCGCGAGCGCCCGTACGAGGCCGCGTGATTCGTGCTGATGCCGAGCGGCGTGCTGGTCCGCCGCGAGGGCTACCCGAAAGTGCTCGCGGTGGCGCTCGCGGCGCTCTTCACCGCCTTCATCATTCTCGCCGGGCTGCAGCCCGGGTGACGCGAAAGGAGCCGATGAACGAGATCGAGCGCATCGCCGACCAGCTGGAGCGGATCTTCCGCGGCGACCCGTGGTACGGCTCGAACACGATGGACGTGGTGCGCGGCCTCACCCCGGCCCAGGCGGCGCACCGGCCGATCCCGCAGGCGCACACCCTCTGGGAGATCGCGCTGCACCTTACCTCGTGGAACCGCGAGGTCGCCCGCCGCCTGCGCGACGGCGTGCCGCGCGAGCCCGAGGACGGCGACTGGCCGGAGATGCCGGAGCCCAGCGCGGAGAACTGGCGGTACGCGGTGGAAATGCTGGAGCAGTCGTACCAGGCGCTCCTGGCCGAGCTCTGCCGCCTCCACACCGCGAAGCTGGAGGAGACGGTGGGCGAGGCGCGCGAGCGGCCGCTGGGCTCGGGGGTGACGTACTACGTGATGCTGCACGGGATCGTGCAGCACTGCGTGGCGCACACCGCGCAGATGTCGCTGCTGCGGAAGGCGTCCGCCCCCGCGTGACAGGCGCTCCGCACTACATTATTTTCGGTCGGGAACCGTCGCGCCAGATTCGTCGGACGGCGTCCCGTGCCCCGCCACCCCGCAACCGAGGGAGAGTGACTCATGCCCCGCAAGCGCATCTACCGCGACGTGACCGAGAC encodes the following:
- a CDS encoding type II toxin-antitoxin system VapC family toxin, producing the protein MSDDPAAGKVDARPTVYVETSVISYLAARPSGDLVTRANQKVTADWWAVRGRFQPVISQLVLDEITRGDASYAVQRHALVRTLPLLDITDEVDALAEALLRKASLPSKASSDAVHVAVAALNGIDLLVTWNLKHIANAVIRKRLEGICRNEGFDPPGICTPAELLEE
- a CDS encoding Re/Si-specific NAD(P)(+) transhydrogenase subunit alpha — its product is MPVSVGVPKETAPLERRVALVPETVQRLAKAGVEVVVEHGAGEGAYISDAEFEQAGARVAGRTEVYASRVIARVQPPPGDEIGLLAPEHVLIGFLRPLDDPAGAARLAESGVTALAMELVPRTTRAQKMDALSAMATIAGYRAVLLAAEALPKFFPLLTTAAGTIRPAKVLVLGAGVAGLQAIATARRLGAVVSAYDVRAAAAEQVESVGGKFVTLELDTTGAEGQGGYAAALDEERQRRQVELLVPHVGDSDVVISTALVPGMPAPLLVSEDAVRAMKPGSVVMDIAAPNGGNCALTRRGDVVEEGGVRIFGPLNLPAEMPVHASQMYARTVGAMIAEFVKDGEFRTDFDDEIFKGACVTHGGQVVNERLRAMLAPAAA
- a CDS encoding DinB family protein; its protein translation is MNEIERIADQLERIFRGDPWYGSNTMDVVRGLTPAQAAHRPIPQAHTLWEIALHLTSWNREVARRLRDGVPREPEDGDWPEMPEPSAENWRYAVEMLEQSYQALLAELCRLHTAKLEETVGEARERPLGSGVTYYVMLHGIVQHCVAHTAQMSLLRKASAPA